Part of the Oryzias melastigma strain HK-1 linkage group LG11, ASM292280v2, whole genome shotgun sequence genome, TATTAAGAGAATAGATGAGGACGGAAGCCCCGCCTTCAACCGGAACCACTCCTACGGACACGACGACTCTCTTTTGGATTCTTCAGAGACTTTGTCCAGGCCTCCCGACCACAGACTGAACTCTAACGGCGAGCTAGATTTATCCAGTGACGGCGATGTGCTGGATTGTGACCCCTCCGCCCTGGCGTCCCAGACCCGACCCGTGGTCCGAAAGATCCCGttcacctgcagcagctgcgGCCGGGAGTTCAGCTCCAAGACGAGTCTGAGGAAACACGTCAGGAGGTACAACGGGAAGGACCAGGACCAGCTGCCGTGCAGCCTCCAGAGGCAGAAGGCGCCTTACCAGAGGTCCTCCACGCGCTTCAGCTGCAAAGTGTGCGGCAGCTCCTTCTACACGCAGGGCATCCTGCTGCGGCACGCCGAAAGCCACTGCAAGGAGCCCGACAGCCTCTGCGGGGTCTGCGGGGAGCACCTGCAGTCTGCGCAGACGCTCACCGAGCACCTGCAGTCCCACAAAGAACTGGGCATCACCTGCGACGTCTGCGGGAAGAAATGGAGCTCCATGAAGAGGATGGAGATCCACAAGCGCATCCACACCGGGGAGAAGCCGTACCGCTGCGGCTTCTGCAGCCTGGACTTCAGCCGCAGGGAGAGTCTGGTCAGACACTTGAAGCTGCACAGCGGGGAGCAACCGCACCGCTGTGGGCTCTGCCGGAAGAGCTTCACCCGCCGGGAGTACCTGATCCAGCACCTGGACCTCATTC contains:
- the LOC112162678 gene encoding zinc finger protein 391 isoform X1; its protein translation is MLQLHMLRLFVEQRLSAVTDDIFRRFAAVITEYEREVLRLKLELSKQQSQPKARGQPGDAAGHRPQEERREPLEEQNGEQPAGVVDDFPTEEKPQVKAWSFSPQLKLEEGASPGREDAEIDFQSAVGQVSAIKQEVDDDDMLMEMNPNLEGDSFLAEDDDQVRPNFSLHVLPEEDRALGSEDAELSLNPDWHIKRIDEDGSPAFNRNHSYGHDDSLLDSSETLSRPPDHRLNSNGELDLSSDGDVLDCDPSALASQTRPVVRKIPFTCSSCGREFSSKTSLRKHVRRYNGKDQDQLPCSLQRQKAPYQRSSTRFSCKVCGSSFYTQGILLRHAESHCKEPDSLCGVCGEHLQSAQTLTEHLQSHKELGITCDVCGKKWSSMKRMEIHKRIHTGEKPYRCGFCSLDFSRRESLVRHLKLHSGEQPHRCGLCRKSFTRREYLIQHLDLIHKMVK
- the LOC112162678 gene encoding zinc finger protein 391 isoform X2, with translation MLQLHMLRLFVEQRLSAVTDDIFRRFAAVITEYEREVLRLKLELSKQQSQPKARGQPGDAAGHRPQEERREPLEEQNGEQPGVVDDFPTEEKPQVKAWSFSPQLKLEEGASPGREDAEIDFQSAVGQVSAIKQEVDDDDMLMEMNPNLEGDSFLAEDDDQVRPNFSLHVLPEEDRALGSEDAELSLNPDWHIKRIDEDGSPAFNRNHSYGHDDSLLDSSETLSRPPDHRLNSNGELDLSSDGDVLDCDPSALASQTRPVVRKIPFTCSSCGREFSSKTSLRKHVRRYNGKDQDQLPCSLQRQKAPYQRSSTRFSCKVCGSSFYTQGILLRHAESHCKEPDSLCGVCGEHLQSAQTLTEHLQSHKELGITCDVCGKKWSSMKRMEIHKRIHTGEKPYRCGFCSLDFSRRESLVRHLKLHSGEQPHRCGLCRKSFTRREYLIQHLDLIHKMVK